The window CTCAACTAAACTCATATGCATTTCTAAATATCTAACACACACTTAACGGTTCAAATGCACAAACTTATAATTAATAGTCCATCAGTACGATTATTACAGTATAATGAAAGCAGTAAATcaacaataggcctccacttcattcattttcaactgGATATTTTCATACATCGAGTTTTAGGACATGTACATGGTATGTAGAACAGAAAAATAGGGTAAGcaatcagcaacaacaaacagcaaaatacagcaacagaaatcccaacacagtagcttcaacacctcaatccagaaatcccagcaacacggagaaaatcagtaaaaatggagaagaaaaatagtccgaaaatctctctttgttttctctttctagctttgaactctctctggtattcttccgctctcaatatttcagaaaatttggttctatcttttttactctctccaaaatgaattttgCTCCTGTATATCCaatgtatccagagtgtatatcaagtgtataccgctctctccgcccccttgaATCTGATTTTCAactcccttaaatgggcattcaattagtgcattttccactaccaattcaactttttatttctttaatcatccacttaattgtccactcaattagtgcttttagttaatttgataatgcaaATACTACCGTACCACTATTAGGAGCTTCTCAATTAGTAACCACTTGCATAAAATTATACTAATCAGTGGATTATTATACACATTCAACCAAATTATTGAACTAATCCCAGTTATTCTGCCTAAGTGATTAAACGAGATACCATTTCAAAGTTTTCTGAtatcctaattattaattaattccaaaaaaatgtaaaatcaaatttaaatgccaatgctatatttttgtatttttaatgcattaataaaattaaacatgtccacaaatatatgcaaacaatcaaaaaaatcacgcaataattcctaaaaataacaaataatcaaggccaaaacctaattttggaaattattttggagtaattcgtatgaggcaaaaatcacgtgctcacagtcatTAGCCACCCTACAGAGAAATGCTTCGTCTTAAAGGAGAAAATTATGGCTCTTGTAAGTGAAGGAAAAATCATCATAGACATGGATGAAATAGCATAAGCAAATCATGCAAGTATCGCGCTCAAGGAAAAAAAGTGTTCAAAGTTGCATAACGTGTCAAGCACTACCTTCTTACAATTTGGAAGTTTCGAGCTCATTGAAGTTGATCTTCCAAGGAAAACTCTTGAAGGTTTACTAGAGCTAGACAATAACTCCAAAGTCAAAGACGATGAGGGTTGGATTCTAGTCACTCACAAGAAGCGAAAACATCAGGCAGTTTTGAGGCTACGAATTCCTAATTCAAGTGCGATGATGAGCAATGCAGATAGGCTACAATCACCAAGAAATACCAAATCTTCTACTAGCAAGAAGATTAACAGTGCCTTATCGCCGAAGTTCCGAAAGCCCATCACATTGCATGATTTCTTTCCGGGAAAATTCCTTTATGGAGGTAACGTTAGTGCAACTCATGTAGTTTCCAGTACTAACGAAACAAAGGAAAGCAACGATGAGCTTGCTCCAATGAAAACACATGAACATCATGATGATGGAAAAGTTGTCATATGTTGTGCAACAATTTCATTCACAGATGATGACTTGCTGCTGGGGTCTAAGCCACATAACAAACCTTTGtttgttgtagggtccattcgggaacaACATCTCAATCGTATACTTGTTGATGATGGTTCGGCTACCAACATCATGCCAAAGATGGTGCTTAAAAAGCTTGGGATCTCTATTGATGAGCTATCCAAAAGTAACCTAACAATCTAAGGTTTCAACCAAGGAGGACGACGAGCCATAGGTATGGTCCGCGTGGGATTATCCATTGGTGAGATGAATTCAAACACCCTGATTCACGTCATAGATGCTAAAACATCATATAACTTGTTGCTTGGACGTCAATGAATTCATGAGAATGGGGTGGTATCATCTACTTTGCATCAATGTCTGAAGTACAGAAGAGATGGTGAGATAGCCAAAATTGATGCAGACATCAAGCCTTTCACTGAGACGGAGTCATACTTTGCAAATGCAAAATTCTACCTAGATTCTTGTGAACTGAAAGTGGAGAAAACATCATCAGATGACGAAGCTGGTGTTAAGTTAGAAGAGGAAAATTAGGCTCAATGGACTACCACCAAGCTGCCTAAGAAGGGAACGGAAGAAGTCTCCCTTAAGATATCATCATCTGAAGGTGACATACAGACAAAGACTGAGGAGCATCTAGTTTTTCGCTATGTTCCACGTGAGCGTCGAAAGAAAGGGCAACCTTTGCTACAGGAATGTACCTCAAAGAAGCAAACGAGTCACAAAGATATCCAACATTTGAAGGAGCATATGATTGTCCCAGTTGCACAAATCCCATCCGTGACGGGTGAGTCTGCTAAAGGCAATCTTCAAgctgataaaataaaagggcactATGATCCTAAGGCCTTCATATTGCTTGAAAAGTCTGGTTATGACTTATCTAATCCATCACAACTAGAAGAACTCAAAGACGAAGTCACTGGTGAAAAGATACATGGGCTCAATGAGTCCCAAATGAAGTTGAGAAAGCAAGGGCACTACGTCGCCACTCCAAAGTTTGGGTTGGGGTTCAGTTTGGCAGAGCCTCTTCGAATTTCatcaaagagaagaaaagagataCCTTCATCACAGTACTCCTCGATAGAGGAGATGAAGGAAGTTAAGggcaaaaaaataaaacaacggGCTTCAGTATTTGATCGCATTAGAGGCTCAACCCCTCTAGTCTCGGTGTTTGAAAGGCTAAGCCACGAAGATGAATGTGCATCTTCCAAACATCTAAAAGAAATTTCCACTACCTCAAAGACCTCTGTCTTTTGTCACCTAGGGACCACAAGGAAGTCTCCATCTAGAAAGATACTGTCAAAATACAAGGAGCAAGTCCATGAGGAGCGGGATCATTTTGAAGTTGTTGCTGACAAAGAAATCTGTAGTGCTTTCCTATCACGTATGAAGAGGAAGTCTATTTTGTCGATATCCGTAGATGGTCCGCTGAAGGTGCAAAGGAGAACCATTGTTTACACTTGCCAGCCTCATAAAGAagcaaagaaagagaaagaagccaTGCCGACCATCTAAGGAAGTCAAAGAGAAAAGTCAGACTTTGTGGAAACATCCTATCACATAACTGTGGAAGATAGCCCATGCCTTAACATCGATGATAAAGTACATGAGGCTCCCCCTCAACTAGAAGATGGCGGGCAATCAACTATGGATGAGCTTAAGGAACAATTTAGGTACTCCGAAAGATCCATGCCTCACCTTCATTAGTGCACTGCTTACGCCTCAAGAGGAAGAGGAATACTCCAAGTTGTTGACCGAGTACAAAAATGTCTTCGCTTGGTCGTATAGAGAAATGTCTGGTCTTAGTCCTAAGGTAGTTGTTCATCATTTAGGGATCAAAAGTGGAGCACGCCCTGTGAAGCAGTCACAATGCATGTTTCGACCCGAGCTTGTATCACAAATTGAAGTCGAAGTCAACAAGCTCATCGAGGCAAGATTTATTCGAGAGGTGAAGTACCCATCATGGATATCGAATATTGTACCTGTCAAGAAGAAGAATGGACAAATACGCATTTGTTTTGACTTTCGAGacctaaacaaggcatgtccaaaagatgacttcccGTTACCAATTATTGAACTCATGGTTGATGCTACAACAGGGCATGAAGCTATGTCATTCATGGATGGGTCCTCTGGATACAATCAAATCAGAAtgtctccaaaagatgaagagtgtaCTGCTTTCCGAACTCCAAAAGGGATATATTGCTACAAAGTGATGCCCTTcagtctgaagaatgctggtgcaACCTACCAACTCGCAATGCAAAACATTTTTGACGACATGCTTCATAAGAGGGTTGAATGCTACGTCGATGACTTAGTGGTGAAGACGAAGAGTAGGCATTACCACCTTGAAGACCTTCGAATTATTTTTGAAAGGTTAAGAAAATTCGACCTGAAGATGAATCCAatcaagtgtgcatttggagttacCTCAGGAAAGTTTCTTGGCTTCATTGTGCGTCatcatggaattgaagttgatccTGCAAAGATTGACGCCATTCAGAAAATGCCCAAGCCAAAGAACTTGAGGGAGCTTCGAAGTCTCCAAAGAAACTTAGCATTCATCCGGAGGTTCATCTCTAATCTAGCCGGAAGGTGTCAACCCTTCAATCATCTATTGAGGAAGGATATCCCTTTTCATTGGGATCAGTCATGTCAAAATGCTTTTGAAAGCATCAAAACATACTTGCTGAATCCACCTGTGTTAGGGGCGCTAATGCTTGGGAAGCCATTGATACTCTACATCGCGGCACAAGAATGTTCACTTGGAGCACTACTTGCTCAAGAGAATGAGGAAGGAAAGGAGCAAGCCTTGTACTACCTTAGTCGAACTCTGATAGGAGCTGAGTTGAACTATACGCCTGTTGAGAAAATATTCTTAGCGTTACTTTATGCAATAATGAAGCTAAGGCATTATTTTGAAGCATACACCATCAAACTCATCGCTCGAGTAGATCCTGTGAAGTTTGTGATAACTCAACCTGTTCTTTTTGGATGCCTAGCAAGATGGTCCATATTTAACCAATATGAGATCACATACACACCTCAAAAAGCTGTGAAAGGACAAGCACTAGCCAATTTTCTGGTTGATCACCCTCTTCCGGAAAAAATGGGAGATTTCGGATGAGTTTCCAGATGAAGACGTTTTGTTCATCGAAGAATTGCCACCATGgacaatgttctttgatggatctGCACGTCGTAATGGTACGGGGGCAGGTGTTATGTTGATCTTTCCAGAAAGACAagtcttgccattctcctttgttTTAGGTGAAACATGCTCCAACAATGTTGCAGAGTACCAAGCTTTGATCGTAAATCTCAAAATGGCATTAGAAATGAAGATTCTACAGTTGGAGATCTACGGCGACTCTAAGCTGATCATCAACCAACTTTTGGGGAGTTACGAGGTAAAGAAGAAAGATCTATTGTCATACCATGAATACGCTTTCGgtttacttgaaaaattcaacCGAGTGTTCTTAAACCACATCCCAAGAGAAGAAAATCGCAAggctgatgctttggctaactTGGCCACGACAATAGCACTTGGAGAGAATGAGTCAACAAAGGTATATGTGTGTCATCGATGGGTTATTCCTAGACTTCTGGATCTTCAAGTCAACGAAAGCCATCATACGTCTATTCGAGTGATTGAAGAAGAAGATTGGAGGCAACCACTAATAGAGTACCTTGAACATGGAAAGTTACCTGAAGATCCGCGACAAAGAACAAACATCAAACGAAAAGCACCACGATTCATCTTCTATAAGGGGACATTGTTTCGCCGCTCTTTTGAAGGACTATTCTTGCGATGTCTTGACAAAGAAGAAGCTCACCAAGCGATAGAGAAGCACATTCTGGCTCATGTGGAGCACACCAATCTGGTCCCAAGCTCCATTTTTGCATCAAGAGGATGGGCTACTACTGGGCGACAATGGTGAAGGATtgcatggatcatgccaaaagatgTCAAGCATGTCAATTTCATGCCAACTACATCCACCAACCTCCAGAGCCTCTTCATCCAACTGTAGCTTCATGGCCTTTTGATGCATGGGGACTTGACGTTGTTGGACCACTTCCAAAGTCATCAAAGGGACAAATGTACATATTGGCCGCTACGGACTACTTCTCTAAATGAGCGAAAATTGTTCCACTCAAGGAGGTGAAAAAGGAAACTGTTGTCAATTTTATCAagtaatatataatttttaggtATGGCATACCAAGATACATAATCACTGATAATGGAACACCATTTGACACCAAACTCATGAAGAGTCTATGCGAGAAGTTCAGTTTCAAACAACATAAGTCTTTAATGTATAATGCACCTGCCAACGGCCTTGCTGAATCTTTTAACAAGACGCTTGGTAAacttttgaagaaagttgttgtAAAGAACAAGAGAGATTGGCATGAGAGAATTGGTGAAGCTTTGTACATACCGAACAACCTTCAGAACTGCTACACAAGCAACTCCTTACTCTTTGGTGTATGGCGTAGAAACAGTCCTGCCGTTGGAGCAACAAATTCCATCATTGAGGATAGCAATCCAAGAAGGACTCACGTCCGAAGAGAATGCTCAACTTCGCCTAGCAGAGTTAGAGGCACtggatgagaaaagattggaagCGCAACAAAAATTGGAATGCTATCAAGCTCGACTagctagagccttcaacaagaaagtgcggccacGATCATTCCGAGTGGGAGACTTAGTCCTAGCTGTTCGACGACCCATAATCCTCAACAAATGCATAGGCGACAAGTTTACCTCAAATGGGATGGTCCATATGTTGTGAAAGAAACCTATTCAAGTGGCACATACAAAATTGTCGATAAGGATGGTCTCAGAGTTGGTCCGATCAACGGAAAATTTCTGAAGCAGTACTTCCCATGAAAGTCACCTACGCTCCTCaacgtacgagcctaaactgaAAGTCATGACGCTCCTTGACGTAcaagcctaaactgcaagtcatgacgcTCCTTGATGCATGAGCTTAAACTGCACATTGctacactcctggcccgcatgagtctaaactgtgtacggccAAAAAAAAAagtctgctaggttgaaaacctcgaaagaggtgGTCTAGGCAAAAGTCAAGACTTAAAAAAAAGAACTCATCCCTCTGAACTAcgttatgacttgatcctcttcactgaggtacgtaggcagcttagagtttcattctaagttcagtcgcataagttttgaaaaaaataaaagtttggcGTCATCGGATCATTACATTAATTCTTCCAAGTGTAGAGACATATATCTATGAGGAAAAGAGACGATTTTCTTTGAAGTATAAAAGATGTTTTATTGCTTCAATAGTACAAAAGTTGATACATCAAAAAATGTAGAGACAACAGGAATTAGACGTTTTCCTATACAAAAGCCTAAGTCATAAAAATGATCGTAAACTAGGCTTTGTGGCCGACTCATCTTGAATGCTTCTTCCAAGTCCATATGACATCTCCACATTTTAATACACTATCCTCAATGCCTCGTATATAAAAAGTCATCtctcttgaaaaaccttcaatcaCCACGGGAGCCGCCATTGATAAACTTCAAGACCGTCAACAAATCAAGTGCAACAGTTGGTGAAGGGGTGACTTCGCATCTTGTATGACATCTCAGACTGATATCTAGACTCATCGAACTTCTTCGCAAGTCtgcaaaagaaataaacaaagagaTAAGATTCGTGACGATAGCCGAATCCATTACAAGGCTGTAAAatcaacttcaaaaatatttgttAGGCTAACTAAGAATGAATGGAGCTTCATCTTCAACAAGACTATAGTTCTCGACGTCCGAATTTCATAGGATCAAACTGTTGGTGATTTCGACGCTCCTAGTTCAAGATACAGTTTTTCTGGCCGAAAGCACGCAAACCTGAAAGTTCCCTGCGGTCAGTTTGACTTTCAATATTTTTCTGTTTCTAGCCCGAGAAGAgttccggaatggaatttttatgTGTTGTAGATTTAGGAATTTTCTTTCCAACAGAATAAACGGATTGTAATTCCGATACTCCTAGCTCAAGATACAATTGTTTTCGCTGAAGGTATGCAAATCTGAAAGTTCACTGCAGTTAAGTCGATGTCGCGATTTCTGTTGATATCCCGAAAGGAGTTCTGCCAAAAATTTTATAGGTACTTCAGGTCTCTTAGTTTTCTTTCTAATGGTGTAAACGGATTGTAATTCTGACACTCgtagctcgagatatgaatttttccaCCATAGCGTGCAAAGCTGAAAAGCAATTTCGTGGACAGATGGGTCAAGTTCAGAAAGTTGCTGCGGACAATGTGCTAGGAATTCTTCTATGATATCTTGAAGATTTCATTATCTCTGAGTCTTTTTTCCAATGGTGCAGATGGCTCGCAATTTGGACATTCCTAGCTtgagatatatatattttgatgACAACATAGAGTGCAGTAAAGTCAAAATGTCAGATATGTATACCAGCTTCAAAAGTCGACTTCGGCTAATCCTCAAGGAATTTATCCGTGAATTCTTTAAAGGATGTAACTGTTCAAGTATTGATTCTTTGAAAGCAAGAAGCTTCAGATTTCATTGCTCCTACATCAAAGAATTAATAATTTTGCAAAGGTTCGCCAAGCACTCGCTCGCCAAGGATAAAATATGGTCGCTCGAGATCCAAGCCTCTTTCTCGCCAAGTCGCAAGGCTAAGATGCACCATGTTGCTGAAGGGATGTACCAAGTTGTTGTTGTACTCTCTTGAAAACctacaaaaataagaaaagattttgGAGCCCTCGGTGCCAACAAGATGACGTTTTTGTAGATACGGTGCGAGTAGCACGACGAGCAGCTCGATTAATGGATATCGCCATATCGGTGCCATAGCACGACGTTTCTGCTTCTACTGATACGATTCTAATAGCACATTGCTTCGATTCGGTATGATGGACATCAAGGATTTTCCAAATCGGCATGGAAAGGGAAGTTAAAATTTGAGAGCCTCGCTAATCTCTGGCCTCGACCATGAGTTAGGTCGTTGAGTATCTAAAACCTTCAGTTCCACCAGCCACGCACAAGCAATAAAGACAACGGCACAATGCTTTCACTTAGCAACAAGAATCGGTGTCAATGACACGACGCTTCAATGTTGATGGTCAGTATTGTGACGTGCAGTTCTCCGTCAAATCTCGATGGATCGTACCCTTCATGAACCTACAAAAAAAGGAGTGGTGATCATCCACTTCTTCTCATGATGCATATGGGAGAACTCACCATGTATATCATCTCCGAGCCTGCaacaaaagaaaaggggaaaaaagaagTATGATGCCCGAACAATCCTCTCGATTTCGGCGCTTGATTGATCAAAGATTTGTTGCGTGTGGATCAAGAGGGCTGGAGCTTCGACGTTTATAGAAATTGTATCTCACCGAGTCTTCTTACCAATGGTGTAAACAGCTCGTAGTTCGGATGCTTCTATTTTGAGATATGCATTTTTTTAGCTGTAAAGCTGAAAAAATCGAGCCAGCATGTCGGAACTCGTCTTCCAGATTCAGTAAATTATCTGGGAAAACCTGACATCCTGACTGTGATTTCTACATATGTTGTAGCTCCAAGAATCTAATTTTCAGCGCCACAAACGGCTTGTGATTTTGACGCCCCTATCTCGAGATACGTTTTTTTCGCCGAGAGTGCGCAGAACTGTAAGACCAATGGGCGAGACGCATACGCCAAGTTCAAAAATTAATTCCAAACAATACAGAAGGGATTTGGCTCTTAATTTTTGATATGCTGGATTTCTTTGAGTCTAGAATCAGTAGAATCAAGCGACTTGCGAT of the Nicotiana tabacum cultivar K326 chromosome 7, ASM71507v2, whole genome shotgun sequence genome contains:
- the LOC142162036 gene encoding uncharacterized protein LOC142162036, translated to MFFDGSARRNGTGAGVMLIFPERQVLPFSFVLGETCSNNVAEYQALIVNLKMALEMKILQLEIYGDSKLIINQLLGSYEVKKKDLLSYHEYAFGLLEKFNRVFLNHIPREENRKADALANLATTIALGENESTKVYVCHRWVIPRLLDLQVNESHHTSIRVIEEEDWRQPLIEYLEHGKLPEDPRQRTNIKRKAPRFIFYKGTLFRRSFEGLFLRCLDKEEAHQAIEKHILAHVEHTNLVPSSIFASRGWATTGRQW